TTATCACATGATTCATAAAAATCTATCATAGCGAGACCATTTTTCAGTTGTCCTCTAATCTGACTTTCTAAGGTATGGCTAAATTCATATCCATATTCTGAATTGATGATGATTTTGCCTTCCTCTTCAAGCTCTCTTGAATTAAAAGGGAGTGAAAACTTTAACAGTAATTCCTCATCGGGTTTATCCCATACAGTGTCAGCATCATACATGTAAATCCAAGGATTCATAAATCCAACCATTAACAAACCGCCCTTTTTCAATACGCGAGAGGCTTCTTTATACATGTTATCTAAATCTTCTATGTATACATTTGAAACCGGATTAAAAACAATATCAAAAGTTTCATTTTCAAATGGAAATGGTTTTGTCATATCGCTTTGAACAGTATTGATTTTTAAACCTTCTCTTTTAGCAACCAACTCATCTCTTTCTAATTGTGATTTCGAAAAATCCATAATGGTGACATCATAACCTTTTAGAGCAAAAACTGGTCCTTGCTGTCCACCACCACAAGCTAAGCCTAATATCTTTTTCCCGTTGGCTTTTTCAAACCATTCTTTGGGAACTTTTTTCCCAATCGTTAATGCAACTGAAATCGGGACTTTTCTAGCTTCTTCCAATTCTTCATGTGTCAATGGCTCAGTATAGGCATTTTTTACATTATTCCATCTATCTTCATTTAATTTTATATAATTACTCATCTTACAATCTCCTCGTAATTTTATAGTATTTCGATTTCAGGTGAATAGGTTGCCATTACATTTTTTCACCTCTACAAATTCTAATTTGTCAATTTTTCGTCCATCTCATTATATCATTTTTCCATTTACTCAAGCTAAATATCAATTTAATGGATGATAGAATTGCTCTCGCTTCAACCTTTCATACAAGATGCTTATTTTCTCCTAGTTTCTCACGATTACCTCCTTTGGCTTAAATTTTTCAATAAAAAAAGAATTAAGCAAAACAGTTTTCACTCAAGTAGTGATTAAGTGTTTTTCTTAATTCTATAGTTCCAAACTAGGATTGTTTTGTTTTGAAATGATAATAGGCTCCCAACATTCCTGCTGTGTTTTGGTGATGGGCAAATTCCAATCGTGTTTTTTCAGCTAGGCTTGGCACCAAGGCCGCCTTCAAGGCTGTGCGGATCTTCGGTTTGAGGATAGCCTCTTGCCCCATGATCCCGCCACCGAGAATGAGCACTTCTGGATTGGCAACGTAGCAAATATTTGCCAGACCTTTTCCTAAATAGTCTACCATGCGGTCAATACCAGCCATACAAATCTTGTTTCCTTCAGTAGCTTCCTTGAAAATGCGTCGGCCATTCCACTGATCAACTGGATCGCCATGAGCTGTTGCTACATATTCTACCAAGGCTGTCGTAGAAGCAAGATCCTGAAAAGCTCCATCCTGCATGTGCATGTAACCGACTTCGCAGGCCGAATTGCTAAATCCATGGAAAACCTTCCCATCCATAATCAAGCAACCACCGATACCTGTTCCAATGGTCAAGCAAAGTGTGACACTCGCTCCCTTGCCTGAACCAGATACTGCCTCAGCCAGACCTGCACAGTTGACATCATTTTCAATCTCACAAGGAATCGCAAAACTCGTCTCGATTTCCTTCTTGAACTGGGTTCCTGCATAGTTGGGAATCTGAGGACCAGCATAGAAAATCTCACCCTTATCTGGATCCACCATTCCTGCAGAAGAAATGGCAACACCTGCTACTGGGCCTTTTTCTAAATAGCTGGCTACGATATCTTTTGTCTTTTGTAAGATATGAGGTCCACCCTTATGCGCCTCGGTTGGCATTTCATGCGATTCAACAAGTTGGCCTTCTTGGTCAATCAAACCATATTTGATGTTGGTTCCACCGATATCAATTGCAACGTAGTGTGTCATAAATACCTCCTTATGAATTAGAGGAAGCGCTCCTTGGTTTCACGAATCAAGGCTGCAGCTGCTTCTACAACTGGTCGATCTTCTTCAGTCACTGGCGTCAATGGTGAACGAACTGATCCAATGTTAAGTCCTTCATTGATCTTCAAGACTTCTTTGATCACACCGTACATATTTCCATGTGCAGAAGTGAGCTTGCCAATGATTGCATTGATAGCGTATTGCAATTCACGCGCTGTTTCCAAGTCTTTCTCAGCAATCAACTCATTGAGTTTCAAGAAGAGTTCTGGCATCGCACCGTAAGTACCACCAATACCAGCTTTGGCACCCATGAGGCGTCCACCTAGGAACTGTTCATCTGGACCATTGAATACGATGTGGTCTTCTCCACCAAGGCTGACAAAGGTTTGGATATCTTGAACTGGCATAGAAGAGTTCTTAACACCGATAACACGAGGATTCTTCAACATTTCAGTGTAAAGGCTTGGAGTCAAAGCAACACCTGCCAATTGAGGAATATTGTAAATCACGTAGTCTGTGTTTGGAGCTGCAGCACTGATATCGTTCCAGTATTTGGCAACTGAGTATTCTGGCAAGCGGAAGTAAATCGGCGGAATCGTTGCAATGGCATCTACTCCCAAGCTTTCTGCGTGGCGAGCAAGTTCCATACTATCCTTTGTATTATTGCAAGCAACGTGAGCAATGATAGTCAATTTTCCTTTGGCAACTGCCATGACTTCTTCCAAAATCAACTTGCGGTCTGCCACACTTTGGTAGATACATTCACCAGAAGAACCGTTGACATAGAGACCTTGAACTCCCTTATCAATGAAGTATTGGACCAAGTCGCGCGTACGCTCTGGACTGACTTCTCCTTGATCATCATAACATGCGTAGAAGGCTGGAATGACACCTTCGTATTTTTTCAAATCTGACATAGATTTTCTCCTAAGATTTCTTTTTTTCTGCTGAGAGCAGTTCTATTTTTACAAGTTTAGTATACACCTTGTGAAAATCGCTTTCAATATCTTGTATACACTTAGATTTTAGTTTCTACTTGTATTTTAGAAACTGTAACGATTGAAAGTAGTTTCAGAAACAAGCCATCCTACTGGTATTTGGCGAAGATTTTCTCCATCAAACCTGCTTGGAGAAAGACTAGCAAACCAAAACCAAAGAGGATAAAGGCTGACCCACCCAAAAGGAGAGTGAAGGCGGATAGATAAAGAACCATCACAATGAGAAAGAGAGTGGCTAACATGAGGAAGAACCATGGAAAGTTAAAACTTGCTAGGATAAGCCCTTTTTGCAACACTTCTTTCCAAGACAAATCATAGCGCGCAGCAATGGGATAACTAGCCAGCATCACCAGAGTGAGGAAGATGAGAATCCCCAAACAAATAGCTTTCACAATCTGGAAAGGCAAAGCTGTCTGACCCCAGAAGAGATAGAGGTCTAGAAGGCTTAATGACACAATGCCCAACTCTAACAGACCTAACTGAAGCCCCAGTTTCAGATTTTGCTTGAAAGCTCTTAGATAAGTTCTAAAGACTGGTACCCGTCTGCTTCTCTTAATCTCAAACATGGTCTCATAAAGGCTGATTTTCGCCACTCCAATCGTCACGATGGGCAAACAAGAGACGACAAAAAGAAGATTGACTGTCACAATATCCAAGACCTTCTCACTGAAACGCATGAGAAAATTATCTGTATCAAATGCCGCCTTGATAAGGCTTACTCCTTTTTGTGCCATGTTTGCTCCTCCTGATTCTTTTAATCAATCAAAATTTTAAAGAGATATTTGCGAACCTTCTCTTCCATACCTGCATAGCCATTTGGCTGATGCGGTTCTCCTGGGAAGAAAATCGCAAAATTGTGATAGCCCAACAAGAGTGGGTATTTTTCATGACAATGGACAAAGCCAATGTCGCTCGCTCCGTCGAATGCTACTGCTTCGTCTTTGATACGTGAACCGTAGCTCGAATATTCATGTCCTTCTACCAGCAAGTGCAAGTCTGCATAGTTCTTATGGTGCTCAAACTGATCATTTTCAGCTTGATTGAGGACATTTTCCTGAACAACTAGAAAGACATTGTCCCCGTCAATCTCATACTTACCGAGTTCGAAAGAATCCTTACGGTGCTGGTAGAGATAGTCGATAGCCTTGTCTAGATTGGGATGGATTCCCTTGTAAAAGGTGATGTTTTTCAAATCGTCAAAAATCATACTGTTTCCTTCGTTTCTGATAGTTACTATTTTTCAGTTTCGAATTATCCTTTCTCTATTTCCCTGTAACAGTGCGGACGGAAGCAAATTCCTTCGGAATTTCATTCCTAATTTTTGAGCCTTTTGCTCTTTCATCGTCAGTCTCAAAAATTCCGTCTAAGATAAGCGTAAGATTCTTATCTTAGATACCACTAAAGCGGAAAATAGTTACCATAAAACGAACCTACTCTAACTAGTATCATGAAAAGAGTTTATTCTTAAGTTTATAAGTGTCTGACAAAACTTCACAAAGTAACTGCATACTCTCCATTTTGTAGACACTTATAACTCTATATTTCCATGGCATGTCAAGACCACTTCTGCAATCTTGATACACTAATTTACTTTTCTTAACCTTTGACCGCTCCCATAGTAATACCCTGAGTGAAGGATTTTTGGAAGACAAGGAAGACGGTTACGATTGGTACGGCTGCAAGAGCTGCACCCGCCATGATCAAACCATAGTTGGTTGCCATTTCGGCCTGCATGGTCGCAACCCCGAGTGAGATAGTCAAGTTTTGACGTGAAGTCAACATAACCAACTGCATAAAGTAGTCGTTCCAAGTATTGATGAAGGTAAAGATCGCAAGAGCTGCAAATCCTGGTTTCACGATAGGGAAGGCTACGCTCCAGAAGGTACGAATCTCACCACAACCGTCGATTTTAGCTGATTCAAGCAATTCTGTCGGGATGTTTTCACTGAACTGTTTCATGAGGAAGACCCCAAATGGCCATCCGATCAAAGGCAGTATAACTGCCCAAAGAGTATCGTGAATTCCCATGAAGTTGACGATACGTACCAATGGTACAAGGACAACTTGTTTTGGAAGCGCCATGGCAGCGATAAAGACTGCAAAGAGGATGCGTTGACCATAGAAACGTTTCTTAGCCAAGACATAACCTGCTAGAGAAGAGGTTGCACAGACTAAGAACATGGTTACCAGTGAGATAAATACAGAGTTCCACATCCACTGCATAGCAGGGTTTTGCACCATGAGTTGTTGGAAGTTCTCCATGGTTGGCATTTTAGGGAACCACTGTGGCGGAATCATAATGGTATCAGGCTGTGATTTGAAGGCCCCTGTCAAGATCCAGTAGAATGGAAAGATGAACAGTACGGTCAACAAGAGCAAGATAATCGTTGAAATAACAGTGAAAGCTGTTAAGGGTTTCTTTTGTGTAGGTTGCATAACTGTCTCCTTTCTTTAGTATTCTACGTCGTTTCCGAGGATCTTGAATTGAGCAAAGCTGACAATGGCAATCATCACTGCCAAGAAGACACCGATGGTATTTGCATAGCCGTACTCTGTCAATTGGAAGGCTTTTTCGTAAAGATAGTACATCAAGGTACTTGTTGAATAGTTTGGACCACCAGAAGTCAACAACTGAATCAAGGCGAAACATTGGAATGAGTTGATGGTTGTGATGATCGCGATGTAAAGAGTTGTTGGAAGAAGGCTAGGCCATTTGATTTTCCAGAAGACTTGAAATTCAGTCGCACCGTCAACACGCGCTGCTTCAACAAGTGAGTTGTCAATATTCCCCATAGCAGCGATATAAAGGATAATCGGTTGACCAACAGATGTTGTCAAAAGGATAATCATAATCGCTAGCAAAGCCCAGTTTTTGTCACCCAGCCAAGAAATGTTTTGGCTGATGATGTG
This window of the Streptococcus sp. D7B5 genome carries:
- a CDS encoding carbohydrate ABC transporter permease, coding for MQPTQKKPLTAFTVISTIILLLLTVLFIFPFYWILTGAFKSQPDTIMIPPQWFPKMPTMENFQQLMVQNPAMQWMWNSVFISLVTMFLVCATSSLAGYVLAKKRFYGQRILFAVFIAAMALPKQVVLVPLVRIVNFMGIHDTLWAVILPLIGWPFGVFLMKQFSENIPTELLESAKIDGCGEIRTFWSVAFPIVKPGFAALAIFTFINTWNDYFMQLVMLTSRQNLTISLGVATMQAEMATNYGLIMAGAALAAVPIVTVFLVFQKSFTQGITMGAVKG
- a CDS encoding sugar ABC transporter permease → MRETVISYAFLAPVLFFFVIFVLAPMIMGFITSFFNYSMTKFEFVGLDNYIRMFKDPVFVKSLINTVILVIGSVPIVVLFSLFVASQTYHQNAIARSFYRFVFFLPVVTGSVAVTVVWKWIYDPLSGILNFVLKSSHIISQNISWLGDKNWALLAIMIILLTTSVGQPIILYIAAMGNIDNSLVEAARVDGATEFQVFWKIKWPSLLPTTLYIAIITTINSFQCFALIQLLTSGGPNYSTSTLMYYLYEKAFQLTEYGYANTIGVFLAVMIAIVSFAQFKILGNDVEY
- a CDS encoding YhcH/YjgK/YiaL family protein; translated protein: MIFDDLKNITFYKGIHPNLDKAIDYLYQHRKDSFELGKYEIDGDNVFLVVQENVLNQAENDQFEHHKNYADLHLLVEGHEYSSYGSRIKDEAVAFDGASDIGFVHCHEKYPLLLGYHNFAIFFPGEPHQPNGYAGMEEKVRKYLFKILID
- a CDS encoding ROK family protein, with the translated sequence MTHYVAIDIGGTNIKYGLIDQEGQLVESHEMPTEAHKGGPHILQKTKDIVASYLEKGPVAGVAISSAGMVDPDKGEIFYAGPQIPNYAGTQFKKEIETSFAIPCEIENDVNCAGLAEAVSGSGKGASVTLCLTIGTGIGGCLIMDGKVFHGFSNSACEVGYMHMQDGAFQDLASTTALVEYVATAHGDPVDQWNGRRIFKEATEGNKICMAGIDRMVDYLGKGLANICYVANPEVLILGGGIMGQEAILKPKIRTALKAALVPSLAEKTRLEFAHHQNTAGMLGAYYHFKTKQS
- a CDS encoding DUF624 domain-containing protein → MAQKGVSLIKAAFDTDNFLMRFSEKVLDIVTVNLLFVVSCLPIVTIGVAKISLYETMFEIKRSRRVPVFRTYLRAFKQNLKLGLQLGLLELGIVSLSLLDLYLFWGQTALPFQIVKAICLGILIFLTLVMLASYPIAARYDLSWKEVLQKGLILASFNFPWFFLMLATLFLIVMVLYLSAFTLLLGGSAFILFGFGLLVFLQAGLMEKIFAKYQ
- a CDS encoding dihydrodipicolinate synthase family protein yields the protein MSDLKKYEGVIPAFYACYDDQGEVSPERTRDLVQYFIDKGVQGLYVNGSSGECIYQSVADRKLILEEVMAVAKGKLTIIAHVACNNTKDSMELARHAESLGVDAIATIPPIYFRLPEYSVAKYWNDISAAAPNTDYVIYNIPQLAGVALTPSLYTEMLKNPRVIGVKNSSMPVQDIQTFVSLGGEDHIVFNGPDEQFLGGRLMGAKAGIGGTYGAMPELFLKLNELIAEKDLETARELQYAINAIIGKLTSAHGNMYGVIKEVLKINEGLNIGSVRSPLTPVTEEDRPVVEAAAALIRETKERFL
- a CDS encoding class I SAM-dependent methyltransferase; this encodes MSNYIKLNEDRWNNVKNAYTEPLTHEELEEARKVPISVALTIGKKVPKEWFEKANGKKILGLACGGGQQGPVFALKGYDVTIMDFSKSQLERDELVAKREGLKINTVQSDMTKPFPFENETFDIVFNPVSNVYIEDLDNMYKEASRVLKKGGLLMVGFMNPWIYMYDADTVWDKPDEELLLKFSLPFNSRELEEEGKIIINSEYGYEFSHTLESQIRGQLKNGLAMIDFYESCDKRNRLSRYGNDYIATLCIKL